A single genomic interval of Bradyrhizobium sp. AZCC 1693 harbors:
- a CDS encoding Bug family tripartite tricarboxylate transporter substrate binding protein, giving the protein MSTWIKSLCVVAALLGVNVAIDSAQAQNYPARAITLVIPFAPGGSTSIVGRAIADKMSELLREKVVVDNRPGAGGTVGTKAVAKSDPDGYTLLLGYTGTLAIGPSLYKNPGYDPRKDFAPIGLIGNAPNSLVVHPSFPAKTVAELIAYAKANPDKVNFGSAGAGTASHITGEYFARAAGIKLVHIPYKGTGPALTDLLGGHIPMAFAPIPASHPNVSAGKLRALAVTSIARSGLLPDVPTMIEAGLSGFDASLYYGLVAPAGTPRPIVDKLNKALRDALASDEVKKQLGNDGTEITPGTPEDYADFIDKDEKKWSQLVKSSGVEQE; this is encoded by the coding sequence ATGTCCACGTGGATCAAGAGCCTTTGTGTCGTCGCCGCACTGCTCGGTGTGAACGTCGCCATCGATTCAGCCCAAGCGCAAAACTATCCCGCCCGCGCGATCACGCTGGTGATTCCATTCGCGCCCGGCGGCAGCACCTCGATCGTCGGCCGCGCCATTGCCGACAAGATGAGCGAGCTGCTCCGCGAGAAGGTCGTGGTCGACAATCGCCCCGGCGCCGGCGGCACGGTCGGCACCAAGGCGGTCGCCAAGAGCGATCCCGACGGTTACACGCTGCTGTTGGGTTACACCGGCACGCTCGCAATCGGTCCCTCGCTCTACAAGAACCCCGGCTACGATCCGCGCAAGGATTTTGCGCCGATCGGCCTGATCGGCAATGCGCCTAATTCGCTGGTGGTGCATCCCTCGTTCCCCGCGAAAACCGTCGCCGAACTGATCGCCTATGCGAAGGCCAATCCCGACAAGGTCAATTTCGGTTCGGCCGGCGCCGGCACCGCCAGCCATATCACCGGCGAATATTTTGCTCGCGCCGCCGGCATCAAGCTCGTGCACATCCCCTACAAGGGCACCGGCCCGGCGCTCACCGATCTCCTCGGCGGCCACATCCCGATGGCATTCGCGCCGATCCCGGCCTCGCATCCCAATGTCTCCGCCGGCAAGCTGCGCGCGCTCGCGGTCACCAGCATCGCCCGTTCGGGCCTGTTGCCCGACGTGCCGACGATGATAGAAGCCGGCCTGTCCGGTTTCGACGCCTCGCTCTATTACGGCCTCGTCGCGCCCGCCGGCACGCCGCGGCCGATCGTCGACAAGCTCAACAAGGCGCTGCGCGACGCACTCGCATCCGACGAAGTGAAAAAGCAGTTGGGCAATGACGGCACCGAAATCACGCCCGGCACGCCGGAAGACTATGCCGACTTCATCGACAAGGATGAGAAGAAGTGGTCGCAGTTGGTCAAGTCCAGCGGCGTCGAGCAGGAGTAG
- a CDS encoding EAL domain-containing response regulator: MEQINFSEHSRATHFGHRKLAPRACVVDSKKHLRLFLSDALEDLGFVTCECGQAGDLAGVLQAEQPDLILLSVCVDGINVGEILEAIVRKNFGGKVLVIGQPDSIMVKAVRQIGEEYNIAMLPSLQTPFGAASLRASVAELLPAEPAPSPAVDVAEALKAGWLELWYQQKINTRTLVPSGAEALVRMRHPAWGVVPPAYFIPDDKDPHFRKLSEFVVGRAIEDWRYLLESQGPVDLSINLPVSFFGNAAAVRDLCRAMPAHAAFSGLLIEINSSEVIAHPDMAVDAARRLRLHNIAIAIDHVGAEWPSLLELRSFPFAELKVDQQYINGCADDRLKQTVCRRIVELARDNGARAVAQGVETRADFLAAHEMGFDLVQGYLFGKPVAVRKFARSRPQLASGANKPS; the protein is encoded by the coding sequence ATGGAGCAAATCAATTTTAGCGAGCATTCGCGCGCAACGCACTTCGGGCACCGCAAGCTGGCGCCCAGAGCCTGCGTCGTCGACAGCAAAAAGCACCTTCGATTGTTCCTTTCCGACGCTCTCGAGGATCTCGGCTTCGTGACCTGCGAATGCGGTCAGGCCGGCGATTTGGCAGGCGTGCTGCAGGCGGAGCAGCCGGACCTGATCCTGCTCAGCGTGTGTGTCGACGGGATCAATGTCGGCGAAATTCTCGAGGCAATCGTCCGGAAAAATTTCGGCGGCAAGGTACTCGTCATCGGTCAACCGGACTCGATTATGGTTAAGGCTGTCAGGCAAATTGGCGAGGAGTACAATATTGCCATGCTGCCCTCGCTGCAGACGCCGTTCGGCGCGGCGAGCCTGCGCGCCAGCGTCGCCGAGCTGCTGCCGGCCGAGCCGGCGCCAAGCCCCGCCGTCGATGTCGCCGAGGCCTTGAAGGCCGGCTGGCTCGAACTGTGGTACCAGCAGAAGATCAACACCCGCACGCTGGTGCCCAGCGGCGCGGAGGCGCTGGTCCGGATGCGGCATCCCGCCTGGGGCGTGGTGCCGCCGGCCTATTTCATTCCAGACGACAAGGATCCGCATTTTCGCAAGCTCTCCGAATTCGTGGTCGGCCGCGCCATCGAGGACTGGCGCTATCTGCTGGAGAGCCAGGGTCCGGTCGACCTTTCAATCAACCTGCCGGTATCGTTCTTCGGCAATGCGGCGGCGGTGCGCGATCTGTGCCGCGCGATGCCTGCCCACGCCGCATTCTCAGGACTCTTGATCGAAATCAACAGCAGCGAGGTGATCGCGCATCCGGACATGGCGGTGGATGCCGCCCGACGCCTGCGCCTGCACAATATCGCGATCGCCATCGACCATGTCGGCGCGGAATGGCCGTCTCTGCTGGAACTTCGGAGCTTCCCGTTCGCCGAACTCAAGGTCGACCAGCAATATATCAACGGCTGCGCGGACGACCGGCTGAAGCAGACGGTATGCCGGCGCATCGTCGAACTGGCCCGCGACAACGGCGCCCGCGCCGTCGCCCAGGGCGTGGAGACCCGCGCCGACTTTCTCGCCGCGCACGAGATGGGGTTCGATCTGGTCCAGGGCTACCTGTTCGGCAAGCCGGTGGCGGTGCGGAAATTTGCTCGCTCGCGCCCTCAGCTCGCATCCGGCGCCAACAAGCCGTCGTGA